Proteins co-encoded in one Melospiza melodia melodia isolate bMelMel2 chromosome 8, bMelMel2.pri, whole genome shotgun sequence genomic window:
- the NEUROD1 gene encoding neurogenic differentiation factor 1 isoform X1, translated as MQRLTMTKSYSESGLMGESQPQGPPSWTDECLSSQDEEHEADKKEEDLEGLHAEAEEDSLRNGEEEDEEDDLDEEEEEEEEEEDDDQKPKRRGPKKKKMTKARMERFKLRRMKANARERNRMHGLNAALDNLRKVVPCYSKTQKLSKIETLRLAKNYIWALSEILRSGKSPDLVSFVQTLCKGLSQPTTNLVAGCLQLNPRTFLPEQSQEVPPHVAAAAAGAPFPAHPYPYQSPGLPSPPYGTMDSSHLFHLKPPHAYGAALEPFFESGLAEGASPAFDGPLSPPLSVNGNFSFKHEPAADFDKSYAFSMHYPAAAAAALAAAPAHAAIFPPAASRCEIPVDGLAPYEGHPHHERVLSAQLNAIFHD; from the coding sequence ATGCAGAGGCTCACCATGACCAAGTCGTACAGCGAGAGCGGGCTGATGGGCGAGTCCCAGCCGCAGGGCCCCCCGAGCTGGACGGACGAGTGCCTCAGCTCCCAGGACGAGGAGCACGAGGCGGACAAGAAGGAGGAGGACCTGGAGGGTCTGCACGCCGAGGCCGAGGAGGACTCCCTGCGGAACggagaggaggaggacgaggaggacgacttggacgaagaggaggaggaagaggaggaggaggaagacgacGACCAGAAGCCCAAGAGGCGGggccccaagaagaagaagatgacCAAGGCGCGCATGGAGCGCTTCAAGCTGCGGCGCATGAAGGCCAACGCCCGGGAGCGCAACCGCATGCACGGGCTGAACGCGGCCCTGGACAACCTGCGCAAGGTGGTGCCCTGCTACTCCAAGACGCAGAAGCTCTCCAAGATCGAGACCCTGCGCCTGGCCAAGAACTACATCTGGGCGCTCTCCGAGATCCTCCGCTCGGGCAAGAGCCCGGACCTGGTGTCCTTCGTGCAGACCCTCTGCAAGGGCCTGTCGCAGCCCACCACCAACCTGGTGGCCGGCTGCCTGCAGCTCAACCCGCGGACTTTCCTCCCCGAGCAGAGCCAGGAGGTGCCTCCGCacgtggcggcggcggcggcgggcgcgcccTTCCCGGCGCATCCCTACCCCTACCAGTCTCCGGGCCTGCCCAGCCCGCCCTACGGCACCATGGACAGCTCCCACCTCTTCCACCTCAAGCCGCCGCACGCCTACGGCGCCGCGCTGGAGCCCTTCTTCGAGAGCGGGCTGGCGGAGGGCGCCAGCCCCGCCTTCGACGGGCCGCTCAGCCCGCCCCTCAGCGTGAACGGCAACTTCTCCTTCAAGCACGAGCCGGCCGCCGACTTCGACAAGAGCTACGCCTTCTCCATGCACtaccccgccgccgccgccgccgcgctggcCGCCGCGCCCGCCCACGCCGCCATCTTCCCGCCCGCCGCCTCCCGCTGCGAGATCCCGGTGGACGGGCTGGCGCCCTACGAGGGCCACCCGCACCACGAGCGCGTCCTCAGCGCCCAGCTCAACGCCATCTTCCACGACTGA
- the NEUROD1 gene encoding neurogenic differentiation factor 1 isoform X2, translated as MTKSYSESGLMGESQPQGPPSWTDECLSSQDEEHEADKKEEDLEGLHAEAEEDSLRNGEEEDEEDDLDEEEEEEEEEEDDDQKPKRRGPKKKKMTKARMERFKLRRMKANARERNRMHGLNAALDNLRKVVPCYSKTQKLSKIETLRLAKNYIWALSEILRSGKSPDLVSFVQTLCKGLSQPTTNLVAGCLQLNPRTFLPEQSQEVPPHVAAAAAGAPFPAHPYPYQSPGLPSPPYGTMDSSHLFHLKPPHAYGAALEPFFESGLAEGASPAFDGPLSPPLSVNGNFSFKHEPAADFDKSYAFSMHYPAAAAAALAAAPAHAAIFPPAASRCEIPVDGLAPYEGHPHHERVLSAQLNAIFHD; from the coding sequence ATGACCAAGTCGTACAGCGAGAGCGGGCTGATGGGCGAGTCCCAGCCGCAGGGCCCCCCGAGCTGGACGGACGAGTGCCTCAGCTCCCAGGACGAGGAGCACGAGGCGGACAAGAAGGAGGAGGACCTGGAGGGTCTGCACGCCGAGGCCGAGGAGGACTCCCTGCGGAACggagaggaggaggacgaggaggacgacttggacgaagaggaggaggaagaggaggaggaggaagacgacGACCAGAAGCCCAAGAGGCGGggccccaagaagaagaagatgacCAAGGCGCGCATGGAGCGCTTCAAGCTGCGGCGCATGAAGGCCAACGCCCGGGAGCGCAACCGCATGCACGGGCTGAACGCGGCCCTGGACAACCTGCGCAAGGTGGTGCCCTGCTACTCCAAGACGCAGAAGCTCTCCAAGATCGAGACCCTGCGCCTGGCCAAGAACTACATCTGGGCGCTCTCCGAGATCCTCCGCTCGGGCAAGAGCCCGGACCTGGTGTCCTTCGTGCAGACCCTCTGCAAGGGCCTGTCGCAGCCCACCACCAACCTGGTGGCCGGCTGCCTGCAGCTCAACCCGCGGACTTTCCTCCCCGAGCAGAGCCAGGAGGTGCCTCCGCacgtggcggcggcggcggcgggcgcgcccTTCCCGGCGCATCCCTACCCCTACCAGTCTCCGGGCCTGCCCAGCCCGCCCTACGGCACCATGGACAGCTCCCACCTCTTCCACCTCAAGCCGCCGCACGCCTACGGCGCCGCGCTGGAGCCCTTCTTCGAGAGCGGGCTGGCGGAGGGCGCCAGCCCCGCCTTCGACGGGCCGCTCAGCCCGCCCCTCAGCGTGAACGGCAACTTCTCCTTCAAGCACGAGCCGGCCGCCGACTTCGACAAGAGCTACGCCTTCTCCATGCACtaccccgccgccgccgccgccgcgctggcCGCCGCGCCCGCCCACGCCGCCATCTTCCCGCCCGCCGCCTCCCGCTGCGAGATCCCGGTGGACGGGCTGGCGCCCTACGAGGGCCACCCGCACCACGAGCGCGTCCTCAGCGCCCAGCTCAACGCCATCTTCCACGACTGA